The window TTGGCCGTTAACAAGAATATCAGCCAGGTTGCCTACATTCTGTCCACCCCATATATTGCCTTTAAGATAAGCTTTACCTATATTCAACCGCCCACCAAGGGCAAGCACATAGGAAGTGACGTCCCAGGATTCCCCGCTGTCTTCAACATCAAATTTCTGAAATCCGCCGGCCATATTGATATGCCCCCAATTAAAATCGAGTCTATATTTTGCCTGGATATTGGGGATGACCACCTGGGTATCAGGGCCACTTTGCGGCGCATCTATAGAGCCTGTTGCAATGGAATAATAAGAGTTGACAAGGAGTCTGGGCTTCACTGCAGCGATCTGAAAGGTACCGAACTTCAACCGAACCATGGGCTCTCTTTTCCCGTAAAGCATACCCAGAAGGCTCATGTTGGTGTCACCATCTTTCAAGGCATAAATATTATATACCTGATTAGAGTATGGAAAAAGCAAAGGGGTGTAGTCCTGACCAACACCCAATGACCCGGCGCCAAAATTCCACTCTCCCATGAGGATACGAATGTTGGCATCACCTCTTTTTGCACCATACTCAAACCTTGCAGTTAAAGAATCATTCACCTTGACATTGGCACCAATTCGGGCATTTCCGTTAAGGTCCTGCTCATAGGAGTCCGTATTTCCGCCGGTACCCGCGATCGGATTTGCTCCCGAGCCGTCAACCACGTCAACGTTCCAGTTTGTATAAAACGTTGAAATACGGGCAGACCCATAAAATTCCCACTCGCTGGAAGCATGGACAGACCCGGCCCAGATAACAAGCAACACAGCGATAATAAATAATTTTTTCATCTTTTCTCCTTGTTGGGGGATTAACATTCGGGCCTTCCCGTCTGAAAAAAAACAGGTGTTCCTTTTAAGACACCCGTTTTTACGAAACTGGAAAACCTACTTTTTTATAAATTTATAATCAGTTAACCAGAAAGCATCGCCAGTTGTCAATATACTTGCAAACATTTTTTTATAAATTAAAAATATTTGCACATGAAATTTTTCTCCATTGGCCGCAATGCCGGATGCATTATTTAAAGTCCCTCCTGCAGTGAAAACAAAAAACGGGCTGCGCATTGGTAATTGCAGCCCGTCAAATTCAGATAAATTTTTACGTATTCGTTGTTAGAAATATTCCATACACTATCTCAATTTATAGGAAATGATGTTCGATGTTTTATCTTTGGAAAGGATGACCATCTTGGAACGGGTCACAACGGAAATTACCAACTCCTGTGTCCCGTCATTGTCTATGTCGGCAATATCAAAATCAGAGACCCATCCCTGTAGGGGAACGGTTTGAAATACCGGGGCAAGGGCTATGCCGTTCCAGGACATGATCTCAACGCGTCCTTCCTTGAACCGCTTAATCCGCCCCAAAGAACCGCCACCGACTTCATCATTTGTAATCAGAAAAACTTTGTTTTTCTGATCCTCTCCCACGGGGAAAAATTTTATTCTCGGATTAAAATATTCACGCTCCCGATAACTTGAATCTGCGCCCTGATCCCCTGAAAACCAGTAATTATTGGTTTTTCCGTACTTTTCGGTACTCTCCCATTCATTGGACCCGGTATCGCTGATGAGCACCAACCGATGATACTGATTAATGCTCAAAAATTCATCGGCATCGTCCTCACGGACCGGTCCCCGGGCCAGGGAAAGCACCGATGTCCCCCTGGGCATACGGATGGCTTTTTGCTCCTGATAAGCATTATCCGAAGGACTCATGATAAAAATTTTTCCGGCATATGGCCCCCGGCCCTTTTCCTGGGCATAGAGAACGGAATTTCCATCCGGAGACGCCATCACACGAAAGTAATAGGACAGGCCATCCTGAAGTGTTGTATAGGATGTACCATCGTATTCCACCACAAAAGAAGACAAAGTTTCTCTGTTTATTGTCATGGCCGTGACAAAAATTTCCGGATATCCGTTACGGTTAATATCCGCCACATCCAGTCCGATGATTCTTAAATATGATGCATAATCCAGATGTATCTCTTTGGTGAGCAGGGAACCTTCAAGATGGTATATCTCAAGGGCTGAATCTGTTGCGGCAACAACTTGAAGATGGCCGTCTTTGTTCAGATCGCCGGTGGCCATGGCCCGGATCACGTCCCCCATTTTAAGATGGGTGGTAAAGCGCTGGTTCGCCTGCATGGCCATCATGCCGCCGGTACCGCCGGAATACGGCCCTCCCCCAAGGACCGGATTCTGATCCTGGGGGCGGGCATACATTTTGTTATCAATGTTCCGGTTGAACACTTTCATATTGATATCACCGGCAAAGGAGTTTACCAAAGGGATGACATCTGACATTGAATTACTCTGCTCGAAAAAAGAAAGAGTATCCTTTTGTCCTGAAACATCCACCATGGAGGCATCCAAACTGATACTATCCCCGAAATGGGTAAGGCTGCCGAAAAGGATGTAATCCACACCCATCTGCGCGCCTAACTCCCGGGCTGTATTTTCATTGATACTGCCCTTAACAAGTCCGCTTGACTTTGCCCCGGCAAGGGCTTTATCAATGGCTTCACGGTCCAGCACGTCCACTTTCCCGGCATCGGAAAGCCTTGAGGAAAGCATTGAGAACAGCCCGTTCTGCAGGAAGCCAAGATCCTGGGGTGAATTTATTTCAAAAGGGAATACAGCCACGGTTTTTGTTTCACCGCACAATCCCGAACCGGTTACTGCCCAGAAAGCAACAAAGATCCAAACCGTAATAACTGCTCTTAAGGCAAAAATATTTTTCATGAATTTTCGCATGGGTTTTTCTTACACTCCTGTCAGATTAAATATGGTGATGAACTTTGAATCAGCAGGAATAAGGCGTATGCGTTTTTATCACACTATCCTGTTGAGCCCGCATTGAACCTAATTCAAATTCCCAAAGTTTATATCCCATCCCCCAAACTCACACAAGTCTTTTGAAAAGCCGTTCAAGACTGCGGGCATCAAATGAGACAAAAACGGGACGCCCATGGGGGCAATGCATGGGGTTTTCACAGGAAAACAACTGTTCCACAAGTGCTGTCATTTCCCTAAGCGTCATGGATTGTCCGCCCCGCACAGATCGATGACAGGCCATGGTGGAAAGGGCATCTGTAAGCCAGTCATCTTTAAGGCCGGTGCCGCCGTCATGGCTGATTTTCTCAACCATCTCCACCACCATGGCCCCCAGATGTTTTTCTTCCACCAGAACAGGAACCGCCTTTATTATAAATGACGTCCCGCCAAAAGGTTCAATCAGAATTCCCAGAACAGCCAGATCATCTATGATGGATTCAAGAACCAGGGCTTCCTTGTGGCTCAGCTCCATGACTTCGGGAACAGCCAGGGTCTGACTTTGGACATCCATACGCCGGTAGCGGTTTAACAACTGCTCAAAGACAATGCGCTCATGGGCGGCATGCTGGTCCACCAGAACAAGGCTTTTGTCCTTTTCCACTACAATATAGATATTGAGGACCTGACCAATCACCCTTGTCCCGGATAGGAATGTCTGTTTCGGCGCCAAGGCAGAAACAGATGTTCCAGCAACCTGGTCCGGGGCCTTATTTCCATAAACAGTCGCAGGGGGAGGCTCATTTTTTTTTGTTTCCACGGTGGAAGTATTAAGTTCTTCCGGGGATTCTGCAACCTGGGAAGCGTCAGAAACCCGATCCATATCCCCATACAAAAATGGCGTTTTGGGACTAACAGGCGCCTCGAACAAATCAGGTGTCGGTATTTTCCCGATCTGGGAGGCAGATTGTAACGCGGCCTGAACATGCGCGGGGAGCTCCTTTTCCCCAGGCATCATAGCCCTGGAATAGGATAATTTATCAGTCTGACCACGGGATAAAGATTCGGCCACGGCAAGGGATAAAGCGCTGTAAACAGGACCGGGGGTAATGAATTTAATTTCACGCTTTGCCGGGTGCACGTTTACGTCTACCTGGTCAAAGGGTAAATCCACACACACAGCCCCCACAGGATACCGCCCCTTCATAATCCTGCCCCGGTACCCCTGGAACATGGCGGAAACCAGTCCACGATCATACACAAGACGGGCGTTGACAAACAGAAAAATCCGGTTGGCTGTGCTGCGGGTCACAGCGGGATTGGCACACACACCGCGAATATGCAGCCCCGGAAGGCCGGTATCCCCGTCACCATCGGTTGGGGGCCACTGCATTTCGTACAGATGATCCGCGGCCTCTTTGCCCAACACCATCTGGGCCCGCTGAAAAAGGGTTTGGCCCGGGGGGTAACTTTTGACGGTTCTGTGGTTGGCAACAAAGCGGAACCCGACTTCGGGGTTACCCATGGCAAGGCCGGCCAAGGTATCTGCAATATGTCCGGACTCGGTATTTTCATTTTTCAAAAATTTTCTGCGGGCCGGGATGTTAAAAAACAACTGTCGTACTTCCACCATGGTGCCTGCGGGCGCGCCGGTATCTGTCACCCCGGAAAGTTTACCGCCATTCATATCCACCCGGGTACCTGTGGAATTGTCCCTGGTACGGGATACAAGACAAAACTTTGAGACAGATGCAATGGACGGCAGGGCCTCCCCCCTGAATCCGAATGTTGAGATGGAGAACAGATCTTCCTTGGTGTAGATCTTGGATGTGGCATATCGCTCCAGTGACAACACCGCCTCATCCCGGGAAAGCCCGCACCCGTTGTCAGAGACACGAATCAAGGTTTTCCCGCCGTTTTCAATTTCCACAACAATCCGGTCTGCCCCCGCATCCATGGCGTTTTCCACCAGTTCCTTAACTACGGAAACAGGTCTTTGAACCACCTCTCCGGCCGCAATCTGATTGGACAACGTGTCCGGAAGGATACGGATTCTGCTCATGAAGGCGTATCCGGATTTTCCTTTACAAAACGCAGCAGAAATTCACTGTCTTTGGGACTTAAATCAAACTGCAGACAGGCTTCATCAGCCAGTTTTTTAACATGAACATCCGGCTGGGCCAGCCTTTTTTCAGACACCCACGCAATGGCTTTTTTCAGGGCATCGCCCTGGGGCATGACAGTGGACATATCCACCTTCCTTGTATAATTTAAGTTTACAATTCGGGAAATTTAACAGGGATGCTAACAGCCTGCTCAAATCCAAATCCTGCCCGGATCAGGGACATTTCATCAAAATGCCGGGCCATTATCTGAAGGCCCATGGGAAGACCGGTGGAAGAAATACCTGCGGGCACCGAGATCCCGGGGATACCTGCCAGATTGCAGGACAGAGTAAAAATGTCGCTTAAATACATAGTCAGAGGATCTTCCACGTTCTCACCTATTTTGAACGCAGGCGTCGGTGCCACGGGAGACAGGATAATGTCGCATTCCTCAAAAGCGCGTTTAAAATCGTCCATGATCAGTGCCCTGACCTGGGAAGCACGACCGTAATAGGCGTCGTAATACCCGGAGGACAAGGAGTAGGTGCCGATAATAATCCGGCGCTGGACTTCCATCCCGAATCCTTTGGATTTGGTTTTTTTGTACATCTCAATGAGGTCGTCGGATTCCATATCCCTGTACCCGTACCTCACCCCGTCAAACCGCGCCAGGTTGGCACTGGCTTCACAAGGCGCAATAATGTAGTAGGCAGCCACCACATAATTGGTATGGGGTAAAGATATCTCTTTAACGGCAACACCTAAGTCTTCCAGGGTCTTCCGGGCTTTTTCAAACATGGATTTAACCTGCGGGTCAATACCCCCAAGACTTGAAAATTCCTTGGGGATGCCTGCAGTCATACCGGTCAGGCCTTTATCCTTGAACATGGCAATACCCTTTAAAAAATCAGGCATCTGTTCAGGTGCACTGGTGGAATCTTTGGGGTCATGGCCGCCCATGACATTGAGCATCATCGCCGCATCTGTCACAT is drawn from uncultured Desulfobacter sp. and contains these coding sequences:
- a CDS encoding FG-GAP-like repeat-containing protein, which codes for MRKFMKNIFALRAVITVWIFVAFWAVTGSGLCGETKTVAVFPFEINSPQDLGFLQNGLFSMLSSRLSDAGKVDVLDREAIDKALAGAKSSGLVKGSINENTARELGAQMGVDYILFGSLTHFGDSISLDASMVDVSGQKDTLSFFEQSNSMSDVIPLVNSFAGDINMKVFNRNIDNKMYARPQDQNPVLGGGPYSGGTGGMMAMQANQRFTTHLKMGDVIRAMATGDLNKDGHLQVVAATDSALEIYHLEGSLLTKEIHLDYASYLRIIGLDVADINRNGYPEIFVTAMTINRETLSSFVVEYDGTSYTTLQDGLSYYFRVMASPDGNSVLYAQEKGRGPYAGKIFIMSPSDNAYQEQKAIRMPRGTSVLSLARGPVREDDADEFLSINQYHRLVLISDTGSNEWESTEKYGKTNNYWFSGDQGADSSYREREYFNPRIKFFPVGEDQKNKVFLITNDEVGGGSLGRIKRFKEGRVEIMSWNGIALAPVFQTVPLQGWVSDFDIADIDNDGTQELVISVVTRSKMVILSKDKTSNIISYKLR
- the mutL gene encoding DNA mismatch repair endonuclease MutL, whose amino-acid sequence is MSRIRILPDTLSNQIAAGEVVQRPVSVVKELVENAMDAGADRIVVEIENGGKTLIRVSDNGCGLSRDEAVLSLERYATSKIYTKEDLFSISTFGFRGEALPSIASVSKFCLVSRTRDNSTGTRVDMNGGKLSGVTDTGAPAGTMVEVRQLFFNIPARRKFLKNENTESGHIADTLAGLAMGNPEVGFRFVANHRTVKSYPPGQTLFQRAQMVLGKEAADHLYEMQWPPTDGDGDTGLPGLHIRGVCANPAVTRSTANRIFLFVNARLVYDRGLVSAMFQGYRGRIMKGRYPVGAVCVDLPFDQVDVNVHPAKREIKFITPGPVYSALSLAVAESLSRGQTDKLSYSRAMMPGEKELPAHVQAALQSASQIGKIPTPDLFEAPVSPKTPFLYGDMDRVSDASQVAESPEELNTSTVETKKNEPPPATVYGNKAPDQVAGTSVSALAPKQTFLSGTRVIGQVLNIYIVVEKDKSLVLVDQHAAHERIVFEQLLNRYRRMDVQSQTLAVPEVMELSHKEALVLESIIDDLAVLGILIEPFGGTSFIIKAVPVLVEEKHLGAMVVEMVEKISHDGGTGLKDDWLTDALSTMACHRSVRGGQSMTLREMTALVEQLFSCENPMHCPHGRPVFVSFDARSLERLFKRLV
- the gatA gene encoding Asp-tRNA(Asn)/Glu-tRNA(Gln) amidotransferase subunit GatA; the encoded protein is MNLHTLTIAQAQDLLAKKEISSVELTRAFLDRIDQYDNKIKSFITVDPGLALEQAEQADRIIAQGENQAFTGIPVALKDVLCTRGVKTTCASRILENFVPRYDATVVEKLKAQDAVLIGKTNMDEFAMGSSTENSAFFATRNPWNTDHVPGGSSGGSAAAVAAQFCAGAVGTDTGGSIRQPASHCGVVGLKPTYGRVSRFGVVAYASSLDQVGPITRDVTDAAMMLNVMGGHDPKDSTSAPEQMPDFLKGIAMFKDKGLTGMTAGIPKEFSSLGGIDPQVKSMFEKARKTLEDLGVAVKEISLPHTNYVVAAYYIIAPCEASANLARFDGVRYGYRDMESDDLIEMYKKTKSKGFGMEVQRRIIIGTYSLSSGYYDAYYGRASQVRALIMDDFKRAFEECDIILSPVAPTPAFKIGENVEDPLTMYLSDIFTLSCNLAGIPGISVPAGISSTGLPMGLQIMARHFDEMSLIRAGFGFEQAVSIPVKFPEL